Proteins encoded in a region of the Peromyscus leucopus breed LL Stock chromosome 15, UCI_PerLeu_2.1, whole genome shotgun sequence genome:
- the Slamf8 gene encoding SLAM family member 8, with product MMIGHSPGQGWKQRGLVTICKEPMGHVGVLVTMLWQATCTGKRLTYKNQQLLKTQRGPARPAANFHFIRDAFTFQTSRFESRFLLLNMGLSSRTTAPSVSSFGLGCPGLLRESSFRRRTSVMWSLWGLLLCEALLPIVIIGGVQVLSKVGDSVLLAAECPPGFQVREAIWRSLWPSEELLATFFRGSLETLYYSRFLGRVQLHGNLSLELGPLKTGDSGNFSVLMVDTAGQTWTQTLHLKVYDTVPKPVVQVFTAATEEVQPPSTCQVFLSCWAPNTSDITYSWRRERLMGVDVGPHGLFSNGQVLSVSLGLGDKDVAYTCIASNPVSWDTATVTPWESCHHEAASGKASYKDVLLVVVPISVFLILAGLFGAWHHGPCSGKRKRKDAVTDRVVPETENPLV from the exons ATGATGATTGGGCACAGCCCTGGGCAGGGTTGGAAGCAGAGAGGCCTGGTGACCATCTGCAAGGAGCCCATGGGCCATGTGGGTGTGCTTGTCACCATGCTTTGGCAAGCCACGTGCACAGGAAAGAGGCTGACTTACAAGAATCAGCAGCTCCTGAAAACCCAGCGAGGCCCAGCCAGGCCTGCAGCCAACTTCCACTTTATTCGGGATGCTTTCACTTTCCAGACATCTCGTTTTGAGTCAAGATTCCTCCTTTTGAACATGGGACTTTCCAGTAGGACCACAGCTCCTTCCGTGAGCTCATTTGGCCTAGGATGTCCTGGTCTGTTGAGGGAATCTTCCTTCCGAAGGAGGACGTCCGTCATGTGGTCCCTCTGGGGTCTTCTTCTCTGCGAAG CCCTCCTTCCCATCGTGATTATCGGCGGCGTCCAAGTGCTCAGCAAGGTGGGGGACTCCGTGTTGCTGGCGGCAGAGTGCCCTCCTGGCTTCCAAGTGCGCGAGGCCATCTGGCGATCTCTCTGGCCGTCAGAGGAACTCCTGGCCACGTTTTTCCGGGGTTCCTTGGAGACGCTGTACTACTCCCGTTTCCTGGGCCGAGTCCAGCTACATGGCAACCTCAGCCTGGAGCTTGGGCCCCTGAAAACTGGAGACAGCGGCAACTTCTCCGTGCTGATGGTGGACACCGCGGGTCAAACCTGGACCCAGACCCTGCATCTCAAGGTGTACG ATACGGTGCCCAAGCCTGTGGTTCAAGTGTTCACTGCTGCAACGGAAGAGGTTCAACCCCCCAGTACCTGCCAGGTCTTCTTGTCCTGCTGGGCCCCCAACACCAGTGACATAACCTATAGCTGGCGACGGGAGAGGCTGATGGGCGTTGACGTGGGACCGCACGGCCTTTTCTCAAATGGACAGGTGTTAAGTGTCTCGCTGGGACTGGGCGACAAAGATGTGGCCTATACCTGCATTGCCTCCAACCCTGTCAGCTGGGATACGGCCACAGTCACTCCCTGGGAGAGCTGCCATCATGAAGCAG CCTCTGGGAAGGCCTCCTACAAGGATGTGCTGCTGGTGGTAGTGCCCATCTCAGTGTTCCTGATTCTAGCTGGTCTCTTTGGGGCATGGCACCATGGCCCCTGCTCAG